GGGCGAAGCGATTCTCTAGATAGCTGCTCGTAAACTTAACCAGAATCGGACGAGATGATTATCTGCAATATCCAGCGATAGCCAAGCCACATCATCAGCATGGATACGTGCCCATTCGGCCGCTAGTGTTGTTTTGCCAAAGCCTGCAGAAGCAGCTATAAGCGTCACCTTAGGACGATTCTCATCCATAAGTCTGGACATTAATCTTGTGCGCTTAACATAATAAGGAGCTTGCTTAGGGATGGTCACACGTGAGGTAATGATCGATTGTTGAGAATAAGATGACGCAGTTGGGTTCTGAGAGGGAGAATTCATGAGATCCTTCCTTTGTATGTAGTCTTAGTTGTTCCCAAAATAAGAGGCAGCTTTAACGTTTTAATTTTTAACCATTGGTAAGTAATAACATAACATTCTAGCAAGCTGACGTCCAATATGTAAGAAGGATGTTCCAACTTTTGTGAAAAGGTATCTAACTTCGTTCTTGGAAAGTTACGAAAAGGATAAAGATTCAAAATGAGCAATTACACGGCTCTGGGAAGAGGGAATATGAGTTGTGAATTCTTGAAGATAACTATTTTTTTGCCAGTCGTATCGTGTTATCTCGGGTGTACTTTGAATGTATTTTTTTGCTAGTGTGTGGCATTCTCCCAGCAATTTCTCCCAATTTATTAAACTCTTCATTTTGAGATATTTCATCACTCCATGAGACACCAGGACCTTTTTGAAATGTGACAAAAAATGTATAATCCGAATGATGAGATTCCGTGCTTCGTTATTACTTCCATAGGTGAAGTTTTGGTTCTTACCCAATAAAATCAACGCTTCAGGCATTAACCCATACCTTTTTGCTGCTGCAACTACAATTTTATCCGTAAATATGGCTTCAATTGTTGGTCTCATATTACACCTCATTATTATTAATTCAAAGTGTTATCACCCTTCTAGTTAATGCTCTATTAGCACTTCTTTACTCGAAGATTTTTCCCAATAGTATGTTTCATTTTATCGAACGAACACCAACAAATCTTTTGCATTTCTCCGCCCCATGCGTTACTATTTTTATATTGACAAATTTGCAGGTCTATATAAGGAGGTTGACACACGCTATGTGCCCCCGTACCAAAGAACAAAATGAGCTCATACGCATACAGCGCAGAGAACAGATCCTGGACGTCGCCGCGCGCTCCTACTTTCGCACGGGCGGAAGCTTTGATATTCGTGACGTTGCCCGCGAGGCAGAGCTTGGTTACGGCACAGTATACCATTATTACCCCAACCGGCATTTATTAATAGAAGATGTGTTGTGCAGCGGCTTTGAGAGATGCGAGCAAGTTATCGCAGAATGGGCGAACATCAGCGGCAGCAACCCGGATGACAGGCAGGTGTTGACCTATTGCAAAGCGCTGCTCCGGTTGTGGCAATCGGACGCCCGCGCATATCTTGTCTACAAAATGGCGGCGGAACATTATGCAGGTTTGCCTGAGAAGGATCGATACCACGCCAAGAGACGGTTTATGGAACGGCTCTACATTCCACTACAATCGATCGCCCAGTGCGAAGATGACAGCGTCGACCATATGCTTGCTGTGCTAGTCGGCTGCTGTGGACTGTACTATTATGCAGGCAATTCCGACCTGGACGTCGATCGAATCGCTCGACTCGCTATGCAAGCTATTACGAAGGAGTCCTGATACGAACATGGTCATTTTAAAAAGCAAGTATGAAATTGAGGCTATCCGCAAGGCATGCCAAGTCGTGGCTGAATGCCATCGTACAATCGCCCCGCTTATCAAACCGGGCATTACCACCAATGAGATTGAGCGCATATTCGAGGACATTATGTTGAAGCACGGCGCAAAGCCATACCAGAAAGGCTATAATGGCTATCAATATGCGACCTGTGCCTCTGCCAACGATGTGATCGCGCATGGCTTCCCTAGCAATAAGCCACTTGAGGAAGGCGATATCGTGACGATCGACACGGTCGCTGAGCTCGATGGCTGGCTCGGCGATTCGGCCTGGAGTTATGCGGTCGGGCAGATCTCGCCGACGGCCGAGACGTTGATGCGTGTCACGAAGGAATGTCTTGACCTGGGCATCGAGCAAGCACAGCCCGGCAATCGACTCGGCGACGTGACGAGCGCGATTCAGCGGCATGCGGAATCACACGGTTTCGGCGTCGTGCGCGACCTTCTCGCCCATGGTATCGGCCGCGACCTGCACGAAGAGCCGACTTATATGCATGTCGGCAAGCCTGGAAAAGGCCTCCGTATCAAGGAAGGTATGGTGTTCACGATTGAGCCCATGATCACCGAAGGCACCTACTTCATGACAATCGATCCGGACGGCTGGACCGCACGGACGATGGACAACAAGCTCGCCGCCCAATACGAGCATACGATCGCCATCACGGCTGAAGGTCCACAAATTTTGACCGCGCAATAGAAAAGTTAGTTGAATAATGGCAGCCGATCGCGTTGACTGACCGGCTGCCTTATCGTGTTTGAGTTTTCCCCGTTAGCTCAACTAATCTAGTACCCATGAAGAAATGCCATCGGGTGTAGCCAACCACTATTAGCCCTG
This window of the Paenibacillus sp. FSL R10-2734 genome carries:
- a CDS encoding TetR/AcrR family transcriptional regulator; protein product: MCPRTKEQNELIRIQRREQILDVAARSYFRTGGSFDIRDVAREAELGYGTVYHYYPNRHLLIEDVLCSGFERCEQVIAEWANISGSNPDDRQVLTYCKALLRLWQSDARAYLVYKMAAEHYAGLPEKDRYHAKRRFMERLYIPLQSIAQCEDDSVDHMLAVLVGCCGLYYYAGNSDLDVDRIARLAMQAITKES
- the map gene encoding type I methionyl aminopeptidase → MVILKSKYEIEAIRKACQVVAECHRTIAPLIKPGITTNEIERIFEDIMLKHGAKPYQKGYNGYQYATCASANDVIAHGFPSNKPLEEGDIVTIDTVAELDGWLGDSAWSYAVGQISPTAETLMRVTKECLDLGIEQAQPGNRLGDVTSAIQRHAESHGFGVVRDLLAHGIGRDLHEEPTYMHVGKPGKGLRIKEGMVFTIEPMITEGTYFMTIDPDGWTARTMDNKLAAQYEHTIAITAEGPQILTAQ